The genomic segment TCGCTGTGTCCACTGCAGAAACACGCCCTATCTTGACAGGTGTAAACTGGCAAGTTGAAAATAAGCAGTTGATCTGTACTGCAACAGATAGTCATCGATTAGCAATGCGAAAAGCAGCAATTGAAACTAACATTGATGAGTTAAATTTCACTAATGTTGTCATACCTGGAAAAAGCTTGAATGAATTAAATAAAATTATTGACGATAATAACGAATTACTTGATATTGTCGTTACTGAAAATCAGGTTTTATTTAAATCTAAGAATTTATTGTTCTTTTCAAGACTTCTTGATGGGAATTATCCTGCAACTAAAAATATGATTCCTGATCACTCTAAAACAGATATTATTTTAGAGACGAAAGGCTTCTTACAAGCAATTGAAAGAGCACTTCTACTCTCTCGCGATGGAAAAAATAATGTTGTGAACTTTAAAACATTAGAGGACGGCATTGTAGAGATTACATCGGTCACGCCAGAAATTGGCCGCGTTACAGAAAAGATTGACACAAAAGATTTAAGTGGTGAGGAACTGCGTATCTCGTTTAATGGCAAAAATATTATTGATGCTTTAAAAATTGTAGATAGCACTGAAGTTAAAATTTCTTTCACAGGTGCCATGAGTCCATTCTTGGTAAGGCCTGTTGAAAGTGATAATGCCCTACACCTGTTTTCTCCAGTACGAACTTATTAGAGCAAACAAACTATAATCGCTACGGTGAAAAATGCTACCTTAGAAATTTAGTGAGGTAGCTTTTTTACTATTCTTGATCATATTGAATTGTGTTACTTCCTTCGTTTTAGTACAATGTAAGTTAAGGGGAAAAATAAGGACGCAGAAAGTTTTTCCGATACTTTACGATAAGAAATACCAAAGATGGAAAGAAGGTTAACAATGGAAACAAATGTAACAATTTCTTCGGAGTTTATTACATTAGGGCAATTATTGAAAGAAGTAGGAATTATTGATACAGGTGGTATGGCTAAGTGGTTTTTGAGCGAGCATGAAGTTTATTTAAATAGTGAGCTTGAAAACCGAAGAGGCAAAAAGCTTTACAATGGAGATGTTATTACAATCCCGTCTCATGGCACTTTTCACATTTTAACCACAAACTAGATTGAAGAAAAGCTGTTAGTAAGCCTTGCTTCCCTAAGAAGTTATGTATCGGTAAAGGGGGTCTTGTGCCTAGCTAAAGTGGGGGAAAGACTTGTATATTAATAATCTTATTTTAACTAATTATCGAAATTATCAAAAACAGCAAGTGAGCTTTGATAATAATGTTAATGTCATTTTAGGTGAAAATGCTCAAGGGAAAACCAATATCATGGAATCAATCTATGTTCTTGGTTTAGCAAAA from the Anaerobacillus alkaliphilus genome contains:
- the yaaA gene encoding S4 domain-containing protein YaaA, encoding METNVTISSEFITLGQLLKEVGIIDTGGMAKWFLSEHEVYLNSELENRRGKKLYNGDVITIPSHGTFHILTTN
- the dnaN gene encoding DNA polymerase III subunit beta, yielding MQFVINRDYFVQSVQHVSKAISSRTTIPILTGIKIVADHEGVTLTGSDSDISIECFIPKEENDQQLVDIVQEGSIVLQAKFFTEIVKKLPSDKIEVVVQDQFATTLRSGSSVFNLNGLDPEEYPRLPQIEEDNLFQVQNDLMKNIIRQTVFAVSTAETRPILTGVNWQVENKQLICTATDSHRLAMRKAAIETNIDELNFTNVVIPGKSLNELNKIIDDNNELLDIVVTENQVLFKSKNLLFFSRLLDGNYPATKNMIPDHSKTDIILETKGFLQAIERALLLSRDGKNNVVNFKTLEDGIVEITSVTPEIGRVTEKIDTKDLSGEELRISFNGKNIIDALKIVDSTEVKISFTGAMSPFLVRPVESDNALHLFSPVRTY